The genomic stretch AAAGCTTCGATCACTTGGACTGTGGCTCgtcttctttatcttcttcatcgGAGAGCAAGCACAAGCTGGATTCATTCACTGATTCCTCCTGGCTCAACAATAAACGGACGCCACACTTCTTCACCACGCAATCATCCAAAGGGCTCCGATGATAATCCGTAACACGAAACTTGATAATGGCCTCAGAGAATTCGTCCCATTCTGATTTATCATCCACCTGAACATCATATCCGAGGAACACATGATCAAACTCCACATTGGACGGCGCATACTCTTTCGTCCAGGCTAAAAAGCTGCCGCATCCCATTTTCTTCAAGCCATCTTTGCTTTTCAGAAGCATCTCGCACTCAACAACCAACGTACCAGCTTTATAGTCCTGGAATGATAACACTGTGCAGAAGGTGAAGCCAATGAAATTATGACTCAACGAGCCTTCTGGGAGCTCTAGAAATGACGCAGTACTTTGAACGTTAAACCAGTCTGGAATTTCGCTTCCTCGGAAACACATGTAACTGGTAGGCCTCTTGCGGGTGTAAGAGGTTTTCTCATACATATTTGACAGAGCGTAATCCAGAATGTTTGTGAGCATTCTCCAGTCGAGATTGAAGCAATTTACGAAGCTGAGATTTCCGTTGAAATAGCCTTGGCTTGGAATCGGCAAGTCGGATAATGCTTGGAGAGATTTGCAGCTATCTGCTACCAAAAGTTGTATGTTACCAGGAAGGTTTGGCAAGGGTTGAAGCATGTTGCAGTGGCTCAAGTTAAGCGACGACAGCTTTGAAAGGTTGATGATTGTTGTTGGAATGCTGTTAAAATTGTTTCCAGAAAGATTTAAATCCTTCAGGGAGGATAAATCGCCAAGACTGTTGGGTAATTCTGTCATATTGCACTCATTCAGGTTTAGTTTCTTCAAAAACGACAAACCTGATAACACACGAGGAAGAGAACGCACCAGATCTTGCCCTTTACATCTCTCGAAAGATAATTCACGAATGTTGCTCAAACTTTCCATGGACGATGGTAATTCTGTTGCAGCAATTCCATCAGCTTCAAACACCTCCAAACTTTGCAGATTCCCAATGTCCTCAGGCAGTCTGTCGAGTTTCCAACACCCAGAGATATAGAGATGCCTGAGAGATTTCAGGTTACAGAATTCGCCCGGAAGATTCTCAagatttgaacaatttttcaaactcaaagtGACCAGACTGGATTGACACTCGATTAGGGAGGGCAATTCTTTAATTGCAGTTTCATCTAAATATAATTGCTCCATCTTACATGAGATCTTTGGAATTGTCTTGATGTTTGAGCAACCGGAGAGAGACAGATACTTGAGAGATTTCAGCTTAAGGATGCCATCTGGAAGACTCTCAATCCTTGAACAGTTCTTGAGGCTCAATGTATGTAGATTAGATAGAGACTCAATTGACAAGGGCAATTCTCGTATTGCAATTCTATCAATATATATCTCCTCTATCTTATGTGGGATCTCTGGAATGGCCTCAAGATTTGTGCAAGAAGATAGAGAAAGATGTTTGAGGGATTCAAACTTATGAAAATTTGTTGGGAGGCTCTCCAGCCTTGAACAGTTTTGAAGAGTGAATTGAACTAATCTAGAAGGACCTTCAACCGTAGAGGAAAATTTCTTTATTGCAGTTCCATCCAGACATAGTTGCTCTATGTTACATGAGATCCTTGGGGCTATTCTGAGATTTGAGCAACCTGAAAGATTAACAAATCttagagaatttgattgaagaaTACCCGGTGGAAGACTCTGGAggcttttgcaatttcttagaTTCAGAGTAACAAGGTTATTGAGCCTCCTACTAGAGGGGAAAATGATCTCAATCAAACTTGTACAGCCTTCCAGAATCAAACTTTCAAGATTTGAAGCCTGTGAGAGTTCAGCAATCTTACGCAGATGCTTTGAGTAACTCAGGTCAAtgtactttaaatttattagagGCTGCAGCCAAAAAACGAAAAGAAAAAATCCAATTAGAAAATCTGATGCATGCAAACATCTTTGGTCCAATAGCCCATATATTGTCTACATTGAATACATAGTCTAACATAGTTttgcttttgagttttttaactcATAACACTTAAGTTTATGAACTTACAggttattaaactaattttattttaatatctttaagcaatgtaaaatacatatacaatcCTAACAtatctatcatattttttcaatataagatttttCTAGGAGTGTCAGATAGATTGTTATATAAGATACATATACTTGGACCCTACTCCAAAGTTCTTTAAGATTAGAATAGCGCATCTCAAGAGCAACGAGGTTCTTCGGATTAAAATTACGTGGTAAAGATTTCCACCGATAATTATGCCAACAAATGTATCTTAGCTCAAGGAAATCGAATTCCAATTCTTGAAATTCATGCACCTTGTCATTAACAGCTACATAGACCTTCAAGAATTTcaagctatgcagatttgagaAAGTGAGAGGATTTAAGTGTATTTCTCCTATTTGAAACATGTCCATGCATATGCCTCGAACAATTTCAGTTCCCTGACAATCAAAATGAAGCCTTATAAGTTAGCATTCATATGTTCAAAAAATTTACTGACGTAAACTAACATTAGTTATGATTT from Mangifera indica cultivar Alphonso chromosome 6, CATAS_Mindica_2.1, whole genome shotgun sequence encodes the following:
- the LOC123219713 gene encoding disease resistance-like protein DSC1, translating into MATSSSSSVSSTNLQAKHGVFLNFRGDDTRHGFTSHLHEALRQKKIITFIDDKLKLGDEISPSLLNEIEGSKIAITIFSKDYASSRWCLEELVKIIECKNIHGQIVIPVFYHVYPSEVRNQTGSFGDGFAKLKERFKEQPEMVQRWKTALSQAANISGCSLNDNMPEAEIVKKIVDNILRSLRNIISPSTNKNLVGVESAMEELIKLLLNKDVCSLGIWGIGGIGKTTIARAIFNKISNEFEGSYFTENVREESRNPNGLVHLREKRFSSILGDQNPNMGRLGAMKTLIVLDDVTDFQQIEDLIEDYESLGSGSRVIITTRDKQVLENCNVDKIYESITDWESAISKLEETPPPKVYDLLKVSFDGLDEEEQDIFLDIACFFKWTDKDMVMKVLKASDLKVEYEISVLIDKSLITISSDNTITMHDLLQKMGRKIVREEKDIGKRSRLCHHKDLYDVLTKNTGTEIVRGICMDMFQIGEIHLNPLTFSNLHSLKFLKVYVAVNDKVHEFQELEFDFLELRYICWHNYRWKSLPRNFNPKNLVALEMRYSNLKELWSRVQPLINLKYIDLSYSKHLRKIAELSQASNLESLILEGCTSLIEIIFPSSRRLNNLVTLNLRNCKSLQSLPPGILQSNSLRFVNLSGCSNLRIAPRISCNIEQLCLDGTAIKKFSSTVEGPSRLVQFTLQNCSRLESLPTNFHKFESLKHLSLSSCTNLEAIPEIPHKIEEIYIDRIAIRELPLSIESLSNLHTLSLKNCSRIESLPDGILKLKSLKYLSLSGCSNIKTIPKISCKMEQLYLDETAIKELPSLIECQSSLVTLSLKNCSNLENLPGEFCNLKSLRHLYISGCWKLDRLPEDIGNLQSLEVFEADGIAATELPSSMESLSNIRELSFERCKGQDLVRSLPRVLSGLSFLKKLNLNECNMTELPNSLGDLSSLKDLNLSGNNFNSIPTTIINLSKLSSLNLSHCNMLQPLPNLPGNIQLLVADSCKSLQALSDLPIPSQGYFNGNLSFVNCFNLDWRMLTNILDYALSNMYEKTSYTRKRPTSYMCFRGSEIPDWFNVQSTASFLELPEGSLSHNFIGFTFCTVLSFQDYKAGTLVVECEMLLKSKDGLKKMGCGSFLAWTKEYAPSNVEFDHVFLGYDVQVDDKSEWDEFSEAIIKFRVTDYHRSPLDDCVVKKCGVRLLLSQEESVNESSLCLLSDEEDKEDEPQSK